The Populus alba chromosome 4, ASM523922v2, whole genome shotgun sequence genome contains a region encoding:
- the LOC118037039 gene encoding anaphase-promoting complex subunit 13: protein MTELNMGILIDIVDEEWMRDTLPDDDLALPPVMVVRTDDTEDSNQETQHVDTDAWHDLALGNQ from the exons ATGACAGAACTAAACATGGGTATTCTTATAGATATTGTTGACGAGGAATGGATGAGAGACACTTTGCCTGATGATG ATCTTGCATTACCACCGGTGATGGTTGTCAGGACTGACGATACTGAAGATTCAA ATCAGGAGACTCAACATGTGGACACAGATGCTTGGCATGATTTGGCCTTAGGCAATCAGTAA
- the LOC118037027 gene encoding calmodulin-binding receptor kinase CaMRLK yields MDVFCRFLLVFSLFVFVESTCNSTDQELVSKAFNSVSGFDHFWFQHACIAEIRLPSRNLSGSISWKYLKNMSQLHTIDLSNNSLRGRVPAWFWSIKSLREVNLSKNGLGGSVMSGIHGSSISMLKVLDLSANRFTNLFKVSGFGNLEVLDISHNDLGSLPSGFANLTKLESLNISSCSISGNITVISGLQSLKYLDVSNNNMSGKFPSDFPPLDGLEFLNVSLNNFSGLVGSDKYNKFGKSAFSNGGSLIFNTSETPTNPTMKPQSQPHKGTIEKYPPAYLHAKKARPKSKAKTLIISVSSTTAFLFVSIAVCVFCMHRRRKIAKRNKWAISKPVQFTFKMDKSGPFSFETESGSSWVADIKEPTSAPVIMSSKPLMNFTFKDLIAATSQFGKDSLLAEGRCGPLYRAVLPGDLHVAIKVLENARDLDHGDAVAIFEDFSKLKHPNLLPLCGYCIAGKEKLVLHEFMFNGDLHRWLHELPTLKTNLEDWSADTWENQNIHGSHVASPEEKTNWLTRHRIAVGVARGVAYLHHAGSIHGHLVASNILLSDSIEPRVADFGLRNVGQKNRNIGLDSKDCGFEYDVYCFGVVLIELMTGEQGSGENVEWVRRLVREGRGGDAIDSRLRLGGDSASEMVECLRVGYLCTAELPEKRPTMQQVLGLLKDIHPC; encoded by the exons ATGGATGTGTTTTGCAGGTTTTTGCTTGTCTTTTCACTGTTTGTGTTTGTAGAATCTACATGCAACAGCACAGACCAAGAACTGGTCTCGAAGGCTTTTAACTCTGTCTCTGGCTTCGACCATTTCTGGTTTCAACATGCTTGTATAGCAGAAATAAGACTTCCTTCAAGGAACTTGAGTGGAAGCATTTCTTGGAAGTATCTCAAGAACATGTCCCAACTGCACACAATTGATCTCTCCAACAATTCACTTCGGGGTCGGGTGCCAGCTTGGTTTTGGTCTATAAAGAGCCTGCGTGAAGTCAATCTGTCCAAGAATGGGCTTGGAGGGAGCGTTATGTCTGGGATTCATGGCTCATCTATATCAATGCTTAAAGTGCTCGATCTCTCAGCCAACAGGTTCACCAACTTGTTTAAAGTCTCTGGTTTTGGGAATCTAGAGGTTCTTGATATCTCTCACAATGATTTAGGTTCTTTGCCTTCCGGGTTCGCTAACTTGACCAAGCTAGAGTCTCTAAACATCTCAAGCTGCAGCATTTCAGGCAACATAACAGTCATTTCAGGTCTCCAATCATTGAAGTATCTGGATGTCTCAAACAACAACATGAGTGGTAAATTCCCTTCTGATTTCCCTCCATTAGATGGCCTTGAGTTCTTGAATGTTTCACTAAACAACTTCTCAGGGCTTGTTGGCTCTGACAAGTACAACAAATTTGGAAAATCTGCTTTTAGTAATGGTGGTAGTTTGATCTTCAACACCTCAGAAACCCCAACTAATCCCACCATGAAGCCACAATCCCAGCCTCACAAGGGAACCATTGAAAAATACCCACCAGCTTACTTACACGCCAAAAAAGCAAGGCCCAAATCAAAAGCCAAGACTTTGATCATTAGTGTCTCATCGACAACAGCATTCCTCTTCGTTTCTATTGCTGTTTGCGTCTTCTGCATGCACAGAAGGCGAAAGAttgcaaaaagaaacaaatgggCAATCTCTAAACCAGTCCAATTCACATTCAAGATGGACAAATCAGGGCCGTTCAGCTTTGAAACGGAGTCAGGTTCATCATGGGTGGCAGACATTAAGGAGCCAACATCAGCACCAGTGATCATGTCATCTAAGCCATTGATGAACTTCACTTTCAAGGACTTGATTGCTGCCACCTCACAATTTGGCAAAGACTCCCTCCTAGCAGAGGGCAGGTGCGGACCCCTGTACAGGGCTGTCCTACCAGGAGACCTCCACGTGGCGATCAAGGTTTTGGAGAATGCAAGGGACCTTGATCATGGTGATGCAGTTgctatttttgaagatttttccaAACTGAAACACCCCAACCTCTTGCCACTATGTGGGTACTGCATCGCAG GTAAAGAGAAGCTCGTACTGCACGAATTCATGTTCAACGGAGATCTCCACCGTTGGCTCCACGAGCTGCCCACACTCAAAACCAACTTGGAGGACTGGAGCGCAGACACGTGGGAGAATCAAAACATCCACGGGTCCCACGTTGCTTCTCCTGAAGAAAAAACTAACTGGCTCACGCGCCACCGAATTGCCGTCGGGGTGGCTCGTGGTGTTGCCTATCTCCACCACGCGGGATCCATCCATGGCCACCTCGTCGCGTCCAACATCCTCCTCTCTGATTCCATCGAACCCCGGGTTGCCGATTTTGGACTTCGAAACGTCGGCCAAAAGAACAGAAATATCGGTTTGGATAGCAAAGATTGTGGGTTTGAGTATGACGTGTATTGTTTCGGGGTTGTGTTGATAGAGTTAATGACGGGCGAGCAAGGGAGTGGAGAGAATGTGGAGTGGGTGAGGAGGCTAGTGAGAGAGGGTCGTGGTGGTGACGCTATTGACTCGAGGCTGAGACTCGGTGGTGACTCAGCAAGCGAGATGGTTGAGTGCCTCCGAGTTGGGTACCTCTGTACGGCTGAGCTGCCTGAGAAGAGGCCCACCATGCAGCAAGTCTTGGGTTTGCTCAAAGACATACATCCGTGTTGA